The Candidatus Eisenbacteria bacterium DNA segment CGAAAAGTCCGTTTCGGAAATGTATCCCTCTTCTGTTGTGAGGATGAGCTTCATGTTGGCAACCTGGCCTATAAAAGCCTCATCGCCGGCTTGAACCGTAAAAGCTGTCTCGGAAAGACCACTGCCGCCGATTTCCAAGGCGGGGTAGCTGCTCGCCGAATCGATAACCGCAATAATGCCGGGCAGCTCCGACCGCAACACCGCCGTTGCGGCCGACGCCGTCAGCGAGCCGTCATTGGTGATCGTCACGGTGAGTCCGGCTGATTCTCCGGGATTCAAAACACCGTCATCGGCCACAGTATAAGATTCATAGCGCAGCGCCGGGGCAACCACCTGGAGATTGAATTCGGTAACCGAGGATCGTTCGGCGGCTTGGGCTTCCAGCAGGAAGATCAGGCGCAGCCCGTCGCCCGCGTCAGGGTCGACGGATATTGTAAAAGGGGCGTCCGGTATCGCTGACGCGCCCGGGGCGATATCGGGATAATCGGCGGAGCCGGTGACCAACTCCGCGCCGACCCCCACCGCGATGGCCGCCTGAAGACTCGTGGCGGCCGTTTCGCCGAAGTTGTGGAGGGTCACTGATAAATCGACCGTTTCGCCGGGGTTCACAACACCGTCACTGTTTCCAGCGGAGTCATCGATCTCGACGCCTTCAAAGGCCGCAAAAGCGCCCTCCGTCACCACATCAATCTGGCCGCGATAGGGAGCCAGACCGGTTCCGGTGACGGTCATGCCGACCGATCGCACCTCTCCGAAGAGGGCCGGCACCCGCGCGACACCATTTTCATCGGTCCACGCGCACCCCAGCGTTGTGTTGCCGGAGCTGATACCGACCCTGGCGCCCACGATCGGTGTGACATCATCATCCTCCGTCACAACGACATCGGTGAAATTAGCGCCCATCGGAATTTCACTTTGATGATCGACGAGGATCGCTTTCGGCGGAGCCATTAAAATTTCCATCTCAGGATCGCCGAGGAGATTATAAATATAAAAGTTGTGCTCCACCGAGGAATCTTCATATTCCGCATACTCAAGTTCTGTCGGGAATTGATGCAAGATCTCAAGTTTCGAGGCCAGCAATAGTGACCCCAACCGCCGTGCGCCGTCGGCGATAGACTTAAAAGCCCCGATCGCGGCGGCATCGTTAAAGCGGGTATGCGACCAGGGTTCGCTGTTGCCGATAAAGGCGACCGCTCCGCGGGGCTGTTCTTCGGTACCGGCGCGCAACCACGCCTCACCGAAGCAAATACCCTCCGCGGCGTAATCATTGTTTTGGCAGACAAAGCTGAAGACCGCGGGCAGCATCCAGCCATTTGTTAAACCAAAGACCTCGTTGGATGTAAAATGGGGGGGCTCCCAACCGTGAACTCCATAGGCCCAGCCCCTGTAACTGATGATGGAGACACCGCCATTGATTGCCGCGGGGATGAGTCCTGCATGATCGTCATAATGGGGTGGGTAGTAGACCGATGACACCGCTTCATAATCGAGGCCGAGCAACACCTCGCGGCACCAATTGCTGACCGCGACCGGCGTATCCGAGGCGTAATCGGCGCCAACGACCAATCCGCGCCGCAGCCAATCGGTGCCGACACCATCGCCGGAATCGGTGAAATAGGTTTGCCATTCATAATTGAGGATTTTTTTTATGACGGTTTTTGCCTCCGCCACCGTCTCGACCGAAAGCCGGCCGACATGCAGATCGGGAAACCAATCATCCCCATCCATCAGGGCATAGGGCAGGTCGCTTACACTCGCATGAAAATTCCATCCCGGAATTTGTCCCACATCTCCGACGAGGAGAACATATTCCGGCGGGTAGGCAGAATTGTGATACCGAGCCCGGATCGAATCCTGGATCACACCATTATCCGTCCCCCAGTCGAGTGTCGTCACGACATCAACGACGAAACCCTTTTCCCGCTTCCACCCCGCGAAGGGTTGCAGATCACTCTCAAAACGGGGATCGGTGATGATCAAGTAGCTTCCCGCTTCAACAGAGGAGAGAAGATACTGCTGCTCGGACGCGATGAGAATCTCTAATCCGTCAAAAAAACCTTTGCTGTGGCGAAGGGGATTGGAGGGTTGCTGCACCTCAAGGCCGCCGCTGTGAAAAACCTCAATCTCCACCGTCTTTGTGTGGATGGCCGAGGGTCCCTTTACCGGGGAGATGGTAATCGGCAGGAGCCGGAGCCCCCTCATGATCATCGGCGCGCCGGCCGTGATCCGGACAGCGGAAACCAATTCATCGTCTGCAAGCCGGACTTGAACATCCCCGGCATTCGTTGGGAGCACGACATAGCGGGTCACCGGCTCCTGAAAACTGGTGGATGACTCGCCCTGAAGGCTGACGGTCATTCTTCCGGGAGAGGAAGCGATCTTCATGGAAATCTCACTGGGATGGATCGATGGAAGTCCTTCAAGTCCGAGTGCCGCCGTTGTCAGCGACAAGAAAAGCGACAGCAAAAAAAATACGGACAACGCCGCAAGAATCCGCATACTTCCTCCCTGGTTAATGTCCATCACAAAACTCCCCCGCAGGCTCCCACACATCGGTGAGTCTTTAATTCGATGAGCCTTCTATCGGGTGAGCCTACCATCCTTGAAGAATAGATGCCACACGTTGACGAGCCGCTCGCTTTCGCGCGCGGCCCGTCCATAGACCTACCATGACAATGACGACAACCCTATCGGGCGTAAACCATACGCCGGGTTTGCGTTTCGCCGTTGGTGGTGAGGAGATAGAAATAGACGCCGCTGGCGACGGGATCTCCCGCATCATCCTTTGCATCCCAGACGCTGGTATGCATCCCCGCCGGTAAACTCCGGTTGACGAGAGAGCGAACCTGGCGGCCCGTCACATCGACAATCCGCAGACCGACAGCACCCGCCTTGTTCAACTGGAAGTGAACCGTTGTGGTTGTTCTAAAAGGATTTGGCCGGTTCGCGAGGAAGAGCCCGGTAACGACGCCGCCCTCTTCGACGCTGTCGGTGCAGCCGGCATCACGGGCGCCGAGACGGTCGCCGTTGCAGGCCCCACCGCCATTGGGATGGTTCCCCGCGGCGCATGGAGAGGTTGTCTCGATACCGAAATTGTCGGTTGGCATATCGCAAAAGAGAGGATCAAGCGAGAAGTTGTCGCCGGCATCGGTGCCGCAGATACTGTTGTCATCGAGGTTGCCATAGATATCGGTACAGGAAACAACGGGGACACTGCCGTTGTAGCAGTAGATACCGTATCCATCGTTATTGGCGATAATCGATTTTGTGATGGTCGGCGATGTGAAGTCGAGATAGATCCCGCCGCCGAAATTTTCCTCTTCCTCCCAAATCTTGTTCGCGGCGAATGTACACTGCGTGATCGAAATGGGGCTGGCCAGGAGGCAGAAAAGACCACCGCCCTCGGAGCCGTCGCCCTCGACTTCATTGCGTGTCACAAGGCAATCAACCATAGTTAGCGACGAGTAATCGGCGAAGAGGCCGCCGCCGGGACCATAGGCCGCGGTCGTGGAATTTCCATGAATACGGCATCGCTGCAGATCCAGCGTCGATTCATCGCGACAGGCGATTCCGCCGCCGGTGCCGTCAGAGGTGTTGTTCATAACCTCGGAATCGAGAAGGGTCAGGTCGCTGGTGATAACATTAATGCCGCCGCCGCTTCCATTGGGGAAATCAATTTCGTTCTCGTTGATTTCGCAAAAGCTGATAATGCCCGTGGAGCGCGCTTTAATAAGAAGGCCGCCGCCGCTCGGTGAGATATTTCTGCTCAACTCGCACCCGGTCACCTCGGCATAGCTGTCTTCTTCAACAGCCAAACCACCCCCCTGTTTCGCCACATTCTCGTTGATTGTGCAGTCGTTAATATACGCCGTGGAAAAGCCGTAGACGATGATTCCGCCGTCATCATTATTTGAAACATCACAATTATTTATCGTTGCGGTGGAATTATTCCTGATAAGAATCCCAGGAGCATAAACCTGCGCAAAGGCATCGGTCACCGTCAGGTCTTCGATCACCACATCCGTCACGCCTTCACAGTGAATCCCGCGCCCCTGATGCAATGGATCGATGATTGTCAGTCCGGCGCCGGCGCCCCGAATCGTAATCCCGGATATCGGGATGACGACAGAGCGGGTCGTGTCCGGAGGAACCGTATGTGTTATATCGCTGTAGACTCCAGCATCAATCAGGATAAGATCGCCCGAGCTTGCAGCGTCCACAGCGGACTGGATGGTCGGATACGGAACCGGTACGGTGAACGTATCGCCCCAGGCAGGAGCCGTGATAATTATAAAGACGGCTATTAAAACCAAATGTCTCTTCATGGTTGATCCCCCGCGGAAAGATCCAAGCGGAATGAAATATTCCAATCCGTTAGACAGTTAGAGTATCTCTACTGTTTCCAGTGACACTGTTTCCAGTGACACTGCCTCAAATGACACTGTTTCCAGTGATAAATAGAAACCAAGGTTGAAGAGATCTTCCAAGAGCGGATCTTGCGCAGCACTCAGGACACTGAACCTTCCTGGATGAATCCGCCGACGACAACACCTCTTGCTCAACAACCCCTTTATATAATATAATAAATTTGTCTCTTTGGCAATTCACTAACGCAATCGGATGCCGCCGTAAACAGCGAAATCCGATTCCCACCAGAAGGGCCTGCATCAATGAATTCAACAACTTACTCCCGAAATAGGCGCGATTTCGTATTGGGGATAACCCCTAAGGTTGCCCCCTTTCTTTTGGCTGTTTGCTTGATTTTCGCGGCCGCGGCGGGATCAGGCGCCGCCGGAACGTCTCCCGAGGAACCGAGCCGGAGCGCTGGAAAGATGCCCGAATTCCAGGTTCTCCGTTCCGATGATTCCGGCGTCAGTTTCCTGTTTGAGTTGCAGGATCTCTCAATTGAGCAGATTTCTTTGGTGGGGACGGACTTCCATCTGATCGCCATCCCCGGCGGCGAGCTGGCCGGCGGCATCGGATCGCCCGCCCTGCCGACCTTTACACGCCTGGTGGCGGTACCGAACAATGTCGGCGTTTCACTAAGCGTGACCTCCGAGGAAGAGGAACTGCTGAGCGGTTATCGTGTCGCGCCGATGCAGGCGCTTGACGGCGAGGTCGTCGCATATGATCTCGCCGCATACAGCCGGGACAATTTCGGCAGCGTGCCGCTGGCGAAAGAGGGCGCCCCCGCGGTTCTTCGTGATTTGCGGGTTATTCCAATCACATTCCATCCGGTTCAGTGCAATCCGGCGGAAGGCATTTTGAAAATCTCCCGCCGTTTTCGGGTCGATATTGAGTTCGCAGGCGTTGACCTGCGCAATGCGAGCCCCTCTCGCGACCGGCTCATCACACCTTCCTTTGATAATCTTTACCGCAGTGTGATCATCAACTATGAGGAACCGGACCAGAGCCTGATTCAGCCCGGAACCTATATGATTATTTATCCCAATTTAAGCGGCGTCGAGAGCCGGCTTCAGCCGCTGGCCGACTGGCGCGATCGCAAGGGTACCCCTGTGATCATGGTTTCGACCGCTGTCACGGGTACGTCCACAACCAGCATCAAGAATTATATTCAATCTGTTTACAACTCATCTGATCCGCCGCTCGAGTATGTTTGTCTCGCGGGAGACGCCAACGGAACCTACGCCATTCCAACCTTTACCGAAAATCTCAGCGGCTACGGCGGAGAGGGGGATCATCCTTATACCCAGTTGGACGGCGGCGATATTCTGGCTGATGTCCACATTGGACGTCTCACCTTCGGCGATTTGAGCAAAATTGAGATGATTGTCGAGAAGATGGTCGGGTATGAAAGCACACCCTATATGGATGAAACCGATTGGTATACGCGGGGTTGCGTCTGCGGGGATTGGGATACGCAGACCGGGTGGAGCGCCGTCTATGTGAACCAGTGGGTCAAGACGGCGTTGCTGCGGAACAACTATACCGAAGTCGATACCATTTGGTATGAACCCTACGTCTCCGGCATGGTCCAGAAGCTCAATCGCGGCGACACGGTCTTCAGTTATCGCGGCTGGTGGGGCATGAGCGGCTGGAGCAACAGCAACGCCTATACCCTGACCAACAGCTGGAAGATGCCCTTCTGTGTGAATATCACCTGTGATACCGGTTCGTTCGCCTCCGGCACCGCCTTCTCCGAAGGCTTTCTGTTGGCGGGTAGTGTCGGGGCCCCCCGCGGCGGCATCGGCTCCATCGGCACCGCAACGACAGGGACACATACTCGCTATAACAATTGCATGCATTACGGCATTTTCCAAGGACTGCTGTACGATAACATGTACGAGATGGGCGCCGCGCTGAGCCGCGGCAAAATGGAGATGTATCTGAATTACCAGGCGCATGATGCCAACCATGTCACCATTTGGTCCTATTGGAACAATCTCATGGGCGACCCGGCGGGTGAGGTGTGGACCGCCGTGCCGCGCCTCATGTCGGTTTCTTATCCCGCCAACGTCACTCAGGGCACGAATTCCTTCACCGTCACCGTGTCGGATGGACCCCTCCCGGTATCCGGAGCATTGGTCTGCTTGAAGAGAGCCGGGTCGATCTATGAAACGGGTTATACCAACGCCTCAGGCGAGGTGGAACTCCCTATCACCGCCGCTTCAAATGGCGCGGTGCTGGTGACGGCAACAAAGCACAACTACCAGCCTCATCTCGGTTCATTCAACATTATCGACGCCGCGATGATGGTCGGCCTTCAAAGCTCAAACATCGACGACGACACCTCGGGAACCAGCAGTGGAAACAACGATGGCGTTGTCAACCCCGGCGAAAGCATCGAGTTGAGCGTCCAGCTCAAGAACTTCGGTTTTATCTCCGCCTCAGCCGTTGAGGCTCAGCTCACGACAAATGATCCCAATGTCACCTTCACCGATGCCTTTGAGTCCTTCGGAACAATCGGCGGGGGCGCCAGCGCTTGGAGCCTTGATGACTTCGATTTTACGGTCGCGTCCGGTTGCCCCGACGGCCATATCATCCGGTTCAGCCTCGAGGTGTCATCCGGCGCCAACCATTGGCATTCTATGCTGGAGTTGGAGGTCACATCATCCGCGTTGGTGACGCAGGGTATAACATTGTATAATGTCGGCAACTCGGTTCTCGATCCGGGTGAAACCGGACAGCTCAGCATCGCGCTTAAAAATGAAGGCGGCTCCGCCGCGACCGGCGTTACAGCAAACCTGATATCACTGAGCCCCATGGTCAGCGTGCTGGACGCCTCGGCTGGTTACGGCACGATCAATGTCGGCAGTACGGTTGAGAATACCGGCGATCGTTTTGAGGTCTCCGCAGACGGAAACACCTATGCCGGTTATCAAGCCAGTCTGCTTGTGGTGGCATCCTTCTCAGGAGGAAGGCAGGATACCGCGTTTGTGACATTGACCGTCGGAACCCGCAG contains these protein-coding regions:
- a CDS encoding carboxypeptidase regulatory-like domain-containing protein, producing the protein MNSTTYSRNRRDFVLGITPKVAPFLLAVCLIFAAAAGSGAAGTSPEEPSRSAGKMPEFQVLRSDDSGVSFLFELQDLSIEQISLVGTDFHLIAIPGGELAGGIGSPALPTFTRLVAVPNNVGVSLSVTSEEEELLSGYRVAPMQALDGEVVAYDLAAYSRDNFGSVPLAKEGAPAVLRDLRVIPITFHPVQCNPAEGILKISRRFRVDIEFAGVDLRNASPSRDRLITPSFDNLYRSVIINYEEPDQSLIQPGTYMIIYPNLSGVESRLQPLADWRDRKGTPVIMVSTAVTGTSTTSIKNYIQSVYNSSDPPLEYVCLAGDANGTYAIPTFTENLSGYGGEGDHPYTQLDGGDILADVHIGRLTFGDLSKIEMIVEKMVGYESTPYMDETDWYTRGCVCGDWDTQTGWSAVYVNQWVKTALLRNNYTEVDTIWYEPYVSGMVQKLNRGDTVFSYRGWWGMSGWSNSNAYTLTNSWKMPFCVNITCDTGSFASGTAFSEGFLLAGSVGAPRGGIGSIGTATTGTHTRYNNCMHYGIFQGLLYDNMYEMGAALSRGKMEMYLNYQAHDANHVTIWSYWNNLMGDPAGEVWTAVPRLMSVSYPANVTQGTNSFTVTVSDGPLPVSGALVCLKRAGSIYETGYTNASGEVELPITAASNGAVLVTATKHNYQPHLGSFNIIDAAMMVGLQSSNIDDDTSGTSSGNNDGVVNPGESIELSVQLKNFGFISASAVEAQLTTNDPNVTFTDAFESFGTIGGGASAWSLDDFDFTVASGCPDGHIIRFSLEVSSGANHWHSMLELEVTSSALVTQGITLYNVGNSVLDPGETGQLSIALKNEGGSAATGVTANLISLSPMVSVLDASAGYGTINVGSTVENTGDRFEVSADGNTYAGYQASLLVVASFSGGRQDTAFVTLTVGTRSSDDPIGPDGYGYWAFDNTDTSYPEAPTYNWIEIDPAYGGSGTALNLNDSGEYDDKTVTVNLPFNFTYYGTSYPRASVCSNGWMSMGSTYLVNYRNWTIPGAGSPNAMIAPFWDDLYSTNNKIIQWHDSANHRYIVEWSRVRNLSGGNTETFQVILYDPAYYPTDTGDGEIVFQYETIANVDSGDNYATVGIENYNHTGGLLYSFWNDYPAGAAPLTSGRAIRFLPVQASPTGTVTGTIRNDLNNNPIQNASVMIVEEGDTFVTGADGTYSGNTAPGTYTVIASHPSFEPDTAYNVAVVEGEQVQVDFYLTDIAGPLLTTTLHTDTSDPNGPYVIPVTIEEYSGLTEATLYYRTEGTSFESAPLAHQTGNEYVGEIPGQAYGTYVEYYIYARDALGLESTDPTGAPGDTYAFFVIQTIQLFFDDMEADQGWTVGAAGDDATTGIWERVDPNGTYNGADEIQPEDDHTPAPGVTCFVTGNAAVGGGQGDNDVDGGTTTLISPIIDLSGQIGEITLTYYRWYSNDSGSTTNDSWVAVITDDGSQWHYLENLSTSDRNWTLMEFNLGDYIDFTNQVQIRFIASDLGDGGIVEAGIDDVEITIFGTAGAPDIQLPGETFALYQNTPNPASSSTMIRFALGADGPVKLVVYDIQGRVLRHLIDGPRTAGLQSVLWDGMDGLGNKVPSGIYFYRLQAGATSDTRKMIFLK
- a CDS encoding right-handed parallel beta-helix repeat-containing protein, encoding MKRHLVLIAVFIIITAPAWGDTFTVPVPYPTIQSAVDAASSGDLILIDAGVYSDITHTVPPDTTRSVVIPISGITIRGAGAGLTIIDPLHQGRGIHCEGVTDVVIEDLTVTDAFAQVYAPGILIRNNSTATINNCDVSNNDDGGIIVYGFSTAYINDCTINENVAKQGGGLAVEEDSYAEVTGCELSRNISPSGGGLLIKARSTGIISFCEINENEIDFPNGSGGGINVITSDLTLLDSEVMNNTSDGTGGGIACRDESTLDLQRCRIHGNSTTAAYGPGGGLFADYSSLTMVDCLVTRNEVEGDGSEGGGLFCLLASPISITQCTFAANKIWEEEENFGGGIYLDFTSPTITKSIIANNDGYGIYCYNGSVPVVSCTDIYGNLDDNSICGTDAGDNFSLDPLFCDMPTDNFGIETTSPCAAGNHPNGGGACNGDRLGARDAGCTDSVEEGGVVTGLFLANRPNPFRTTTTVHFQLNKAGAVGLRIVDVTGRQVRSLVNRSLPAGMHTSVWDAKDDAGDPVASGVYFYLLTTNGETQTRRMVYAR